A genome region from Actinomycetota bacterium includes the following:
- a CDS encoding GTPase — protein sequence MPALAIVGRPNVGKSSLLNRLAGQDL from the coding sequence GTGCCGGCGCTGGCGATCGTCGGCCGGCCCAACGTCGGCAAGTCCAGCCTGCTCAACCGGCTGGCCGGCCAGGACCTG